Proteins encoded by one window of Planctomonas sp. JC2975:
- a CDS encoding extracellular solute-binding protein codes for MSQQLSRRQFGALALTGIGTTFLLAGCGTSAPTGGGATTTAAAGDAFKKSTLTLAWWTNPLRTQYTGTIVTNFTTAHPKVTVTQAPGEWATYWTKLSTQVAAQTAPDIIQMDQAYIAEYGGRGALLDMSNVGSIDTAPLKSSLAAGTQGGKLYGIPAGNTVYSVFANKSLFEKAGVDLPDDKTWTWDDYIALSTKLAKASGGAFTGTSWYGADQDLQIWLHQHGQQLYTDKGKLAFTADGVASWFTMVKKLFASGGGPTADQYTNDIASSVQQELFGTSKSAMGWHWNSQLTALAQANGGDLVLLRPPSSSGSAKKNGLYLKPSMYWSMSAQTKYPAQAGGLINVFLNDTSAAKLQLIDRGIPTNEKVLETITPLLAKTDQLAIAYMQNVTSEISWVPPVPPKGTSTVAQVAQRHTQDVIFNRATPADAAAAFKSEVQSLLDTNS; via the coding sequence ATGTCACAGCAGCTCTCTCGGCGCCAGTTCGGTGCGCTCGCACTGACCGGTATCGGCACGACATTCCTACTCGCGGGGTGCGGAACCTCCGCGCCGACCGGCGGGGGCGCGACGACGACGGCGGCCGCGGGCGACGCCTTCAAGAAGTCGACGCTCACGCTCGCGTGGTGGACCAATCCGCTTCGCACGCAGTACACCGGCACGATCGTGACGAACTTCACGACGGCGCATCCGAAGGTCACTGTCACCCAGGCGCCCGGAGAGTGGGCGACGTACTGGACCAAGCTGTCCACGCAGGTGGCAGCGCAGACGGCGCCGGACATCATCCAGATGGACCAGGCGTACATCGCCGAGTACGGCGGCCGCGGCGCGCTGCTCGACATGAGCAACGTCGGCAGCATCGACACGGCGCCTCTGAAATCGTCGCTGGCCGCGGGAACGCAGGGCGGCAAGCTGTACGGCATCCCCGCCGGCAACACGGTCTACAGCGTGTTCGCGAACAAGTCGCTGTTCGAGAAGGCCGGTGTCGATCTCCCCGACGACAAGACCTGGACCTGGGATGACTACATCGCCTTGAGCACGAAGCTCGCGAAGGCCTCCGGCGGCGCCTTCACCGGTACGTCGTGGTACGGAGCCGACCAGGATCTGCAGATCTGGCTGCACCAGCACGGCCAGCAGCTCTACACGGACAAGGGCAAGCTCGCCTTCACGGCCGACGGGGTCGCGAGCTGGTTCACGATGGTCAAGAAACTCTTCGCATCCGGCGGCGGCCCCACCGCCGACCAGTACACCAACGACATCGCTTCGTCAGTGCAGCAGGAGCTCTTCGGCACGAGCAAGTCCGCCATGGGATGGCACTGGAACTCCCAGCTCACGGCGCTCGCCCAGGCGAACGGCGGTGACCTGGTGCTGCTCCGCCCGCCGAGCTCGTCCGGTTCGGCGAAGAAGAACGGCCTCTACCTCAAGCCGTCGATGTACTGGTCGATGTCGGCGCAGACGAAGTATCCGGCGCAGGCCGGCGGCCTGATCAACGTCTTCCTGAACGACACGTCGGCAGCGAAGCTGCAACTGATCGATCGAGGCATTCCCACGAACGAGAAGGTGCTCGAGACGATCACGCCGCTGCTCGCGAAGACAGACCAGCTCGCCATCGCCTACATGCAGAACGTCACGAGCGAGATCAGCTGGGTGCCGCCGGTGCCGCCGAAGGGAACGAGCACGGTGGCCCAGGTGGCGCAGCGCCACACGCAGGACGTCATCTTCAACCGCGCGACTCCCGCCGATGCCGCCGCTGCGTTCAAGTCCGAGGTCCAGAGCCTGCTGGACACCAACTCGTAG
- a CDS encoding sugar ABC transporter permease gives MSVFEELRSVRSSKTTGKRDNKAAFFFLLPWLLGLVLITAGPMIASLWLSFTNYNLIQAPHFIGFDNYVRMFQDARLLNSLRVTFEYVFISVPIQLVIALAAALVLDKGMRALPFYRSVFYLPSLLGSSVAVAILWRQIFSQTGLVNQVLGLFGLHNMPGWISDPQYALGTIIILNVWTFGAPMIIFLAGLRQIPDMYYEAASIDGAGWWTRFFRITLPMLSPIIFFNIILQLIGAFQSFTQAFVVSGGTGGPSDSTMFYTLYLYQQGFNQFNMGYASAMAWLLFIIIAIITAVTFATSKYWVFYDN, from the coding sequence GTGAGCGTCTTCGAAGAGTTGCGTTCTGTGAGGTCGTCGAAGACGACCGGCAAACGCGACAACAAGGCGGCATTCTTCTTCCTGCTGCCATGGCTCTTGGGCCTGGTGCTCATCACCGCCGGTCCGATGATCGCGTCGCTCTGGTTGTCGTTCACGAACTACAACCTGATTCAGGCTCCGCACTTCATCGGGTTCGACAACTACGTGCGCATGTTCCAGGACGCGCGCCTGCTGAACTCGCTGCGCGTCACCTTCGAGTACGTGTTCATCTCGGTGCCGATCCAGCTGGTGATCGCGCTCGCGGCGGCACTCGTTCTCGACAAGGGGATGCGGGCGCTGCCGTTCTACCGGTCGGTGTTCTACCTGCCGTCGCTGCTGGGCAGCTCGGTCGCGGTCGCGATCCTGTGGCGTCAGATCTTCAGCCAGACGGGCCTGGTGAACCAGGTGCTGGGGCTGTTCGGGCTGCACAACATGCCCGGATGGATCTCCGACCCGCAGTACGCGCTCGGCACGATCATCATCCTGAACGTGTGGACGTTCGGCGCCCCGATGATCATCTTCCTCGCCGGCCTGCGCCAGATTCCCGACATGTACTACGAGGCTGCGTCGATCGACGGAGCCGGATGGTGGACCCGGTTCTTCCGGATCACGCTGCCGATGCTCTCGCCGATCATCTTCTTCAACATCATCCTGCAGCTGATCGGAGCGTTCCAGTCGTTCACGCAGGCGTTCGTGGTGTCGGGAGGAACAGGCGGTCCCTCGGACTCGACCATGTTCTACACGCTGTACCTGTACCAGCAGGGCTTCAACCAATTCAATATGGGCTACGCATCCGCGATGGCGTGGTTGCTGTTCATCATCATCGCGATCATCACGGCCGTGACGTTCGCCACCTCGAAGTATTGGGTGTTCTATGACAACTGA
- a CDS encoding substrate-binding domain-containing protein: MSGTGDSLFSLQRRERIMDEVRGHGSVSVSEMATRLGVSELTIRRDINALAQQGLVTRVHGGATLRSSIEPGLTPGLAGHDPTLTKYTIGMVVPSLDYYWPAIVSGARAQATQLRARFLLRASTYDVRDNRKQVEALLNTPGMHGLIVAPATSGQEGIEMLRWLDSLPVPVVLAERRIRSAAAVQRLESVATDHAAGAAQAVRHLRAVGHERIGLLAHWHNPTSRFVRHGWRKALKSLGLPTDVADVDTTNFDGPDRERAMDDVLQTCKDTGTTALIVLSDPPALALEQHARDRGIRVPDDLALVAYDDEVARFGDPAISAVRPPKQFVGREAVNLLIARLDAGSSRPAHRVMLNPELHVRESSRPAVPVSAGATAPDTAQTPAAVPAAMPSPTRTEEDS, from the coding sequence ATGAGCGGAACGGGAGATTCGCTGTTCTCGCTGCAGCGGCGGGAACGGATCATGGACGAGGTGCGCGGGCACGGATCCGTCAGCGTGAGCGAGATGGCCACCCGGCTCGGCGTCAGCGAGCTGACGATTCGTCGTGACATCAACGCGCTCGCCCAGCAGGGCCTGGTGACCCGCGTGCACGGCGGCGCGACGCTGCGCAGCTCGATCGAGCCGGGCCTGACCCCCGGGCTGGCTGGACACGATCCGACACTGACCAAGTACACGATCGGCATGGTCGTGCCGTCGCTCGACTATTACTGGCCGGCGATCGTGAGCGGTGCCAGGGCGCAGGCGACGCAACTGAGGGCACGGTTCCTGTTGCGGGCATCCACGTACGACGTGCGCGACAACCGCAAGCAGGTGGAGGCGCTGCTCAACACGCCGGGCATGCACGGGCTGATCGTCGCGCCCGCCACCTCGGGCCAGGAAGGCATCGAGATGCTGCGCTGGCTGGACTCGCTGCCTGTTCCGGTGGTGCTGGCCGAGCGGCGCATCCGCTCAGCAGCAGCAGTGCAACGCCTCGAGTCCGTCGCGACGGATCACGCGGCGGGCGCGGCACAGGCCGTCCGCCACCTGAGGGCGGTCGGTCACGAGCGCATCGGACTTCTCGCGCACTGGCACAATCCCACCTCGCGCTTCGTGCGGCACGGCTGGCGCAAGGCGCTGAAGTCGCTCGGCCTGCCGACGGACGTCGCCGATGTGGACACCACGAACTTCGACGGTCCGGATCGCGAACGCGCCATGGACGACGTGCTGCAGACCTGCAAGGACACCGGAACGACGGCTCTCATCGTGCTGTCGGATCCGCCTGCGCTCGCGTTGGAGCAGCACGCGCGCGACCGCGGCATCCGCGTGCCCGACGACCTCGCGCTCGTCGCGTACGACGACGAGGTGGCGCGCTTCGGCGACCCGGCGATCTCGGCCGTGCGTCCGCCCAAGCAGTTCGTGGGCCGCGAGGCCGTCAACCTTCTGATCGCCCGCCTGGATGCCGGATCCAGTCGTCCCGCGCACCGCGTGATGCTCAACCCGGAACTGCACGTGCGCGAGTCGTCCCGCCCGGCGGTTCCCGTGTCCGCGGGAGCCACGGCCCCCGACACCGCCCAGACCCCTGCCGCGGTCCCCGCTGCAATGCCCTCACCCACCCGAACCGAGGAAGATTCGTGA
- a CDS encoding BNR-4 repeat-containing protein, whose amino-acid sequence MTEYVINDNGAWCWFQDERAIVDRDTQTLVVGSIAAGEGPGGETRAGNVELTVVDLASQTARIVVLHEAFETDDHDVPALWRRADGRWLAAYTKHKTNDLMCWRVSEPGDPTTWGPEHTFDWAPFTGGRGVTYCNLHELDGRLYCFSRAVNDDPCVLVSDDDGDTWAYAGKVFTRPKVGYVNGYTRYAASDGRIDLVTTDHHPRDYDNSIYHGYFAGGALRRSDGSVFDEHPFDPQTDGASQVGLTTVLRAGERIGGVALTHAWTSDIRRDAAGTIAATLSARGDDDPGPDEEFARMRPVLDHRFVYARLEADGSWVRHPLAKAGAGLLPHEQDYTGLAVIDPDDLDVVYLSTPFDPRTDERTAHHEIYAGRTTDSGASWRWEAITCGSDVDNLRPIAVPGDPDRSLLLWFRGEMTASQHFRCEVVLRDVVRGGGHGC is encoded by the coding sequence ATGACCGAGTACGTCATCAATGACAACGGGGCCTGGTGCTGGTTTCAGGACGAGCGCGCCATCGTCGACCGGGACACGCAGACCTTGGTCGTCGGCTCGATCGCCGCTGGGGAGGGACCGGGGGGCGAGACGCGAGCCGGGAACGTCGAGCTGACCGTTGTCGATCTCGCGTCGCAGACGGCCAGGATCGTCGTGCTGCACGAGGCGTTCGAGACGGACGACCACGACGTTCCTGCGCTGTGGCGACGCGCCGACGGCCGCTGGCTCGCCGCCTACACGAAGCACAAGACCAACGACCTGATGTGCTGGCGAGTCAGCGAGCCGGGTGATCCCACCACCTGGGGACCCGAGCACACCTTCGACTGGGCTCCGTTCACCGGCGGGCGCGGTGTCACCTACTGCAATCTTCACGAGCTGGACGGACGACTGTACTGCTTCAGCAGGGCCGTCAACGACGATCCCTGCGTGCTCGTCTCCGACGATGACGGCGACACGTGGGCGTATGCCGGCAAGGTCTTCACCAGGCCCAAGGTCGGCTACGTCAACGGGTACACGCGGTATGCGGCATCCGATGGCCGGATCGATCTGGTCACGACGGACCATCATCCGCGCGACTACGACAACTCGATCTACCACGGCTACTTCGCGGGCGGCGCGCTGCGCAGGAGCGACGGATCCGTGTTCGACGAGCATCCGTTCGATCCGCAGACCGATGGCGCGTCGCAGGTGGGGCTGACGACGGTGCTGCGTGCGGGGGAGCGGATCGGCGGCGTAGCGCTCACGCACGCCTGGACGTCCGACATCCGTCGGGATGCGGCTGGAACGATCGCCGCCACCCTCTCGGCGCGCGGGGACGACGATCCCGGGCCCGACGAGGAGTTCGCCAGGATGCGTCCGGTGCTGGACCACCGCTTCGTCTACGCACGGCTGGAGGCGGACGGATCCTGGGTGCGGCATCCGCTCGCCAAGGCGGGTGCCGGGCTGCTGCCGCACGAGCAGGACTACACGGGACTCGCCGTCATCGACCCCGACGACCTGGACGTCGTCTACCTGTCGACTCCGTTCGACCCGCGGACCGACGAGCGCACCGCACACCACGAGATCTATGCCGGCCGAACGACGGATTCGGGCGCGAGCTGGAGGTGGGAGGCGATCACTTGCGGCTCGGACGTCGACAATCTGCGCCCGATCGCGGTTCCCGGTGACCCGGATCGCAGTCTTCTGCTCTGGTTCCGCGGGGAGATGACGGCATCGCAGCACTTCCGTTGCGAGGTCGTGCTCCGCGACGTGGTCAGAGGAGGCGGGCACGGATGTTAG
- a CDS encoding DUF2264 domain-containing protein: protein MTLLSLPPEDRALSPYTGWTREHWAAVADHLLLSLRPFFSPTGSRVALEGRTSANGADSDGFEGFARSLLLYAFRSAGENGRDPLGFTPWYRDGLLAGTDPANPERWPLPGESDQAKVEAASIALALQLTRPWIWDTYTADEQRRIIDWLAQSPIGWYPDNNWLWFRLTVETFLASVGGPHDLDRVTHDLATIESYYRADGWYADGSVRAFDYYCGWAMHVYPLLWTAAEGSAELGGRTLDPVFRGRLSEFLDDYVHLIGADGVPVIQGRSLIYRFATAAPLWMGAVSGATTIAPGLIRRAASGVLKAFVERGSITPDGLLTLGFFGEWPDMAQNYSGPGSPYWASKGMLGLLLPADHPVWQAVEEPLPVEVADTRTVIRPAGWILSGTRDDGIVRLFNHGADHAAKGDGAGDSPLYARFGYSTATIPPLIGVAIDDPADNSAGVLDAAGRSSHRTGFDRGLIGDDGIAACATSVTHAHWVDSSGDTSPDHGSGRQGVVVPGPDLQTASVVRGSWEVRAVRVAPLDADAPADRSGADTSRADAFAAAPVAIRISGWPLSSPTPAAAEVSALHARVEADRLVAELVALTAGGRPSVHEESGTSPLGEHVSVPRLEFDDVAPGETVIVASRLGRGESQAPSARVVRSGAGDELEVTWPDGALTTVLLAAARAV, encoded by the coding sequence GTGACTCTGCTGTCCCTGCCGCCCGAAGACCGCGCCCTCTCGCCGTACACGGGCTGGACGCGAGAGCACTGGGCGGCCGTCGCCGATCACCTGCTGCTGTCCCTTCGCCCGTTCTTCTCGCCGACCGGCAGCCGGGTCGCGCTGGAAGGCCGAACGAGCGCGAACGGCGCCGACAGCGACGGCTTCGAGGGCTTCGCGCGCTCCCTTCTTCTCTATGCGTTCCGCTCTGCCGGCGAGAACGGGCGCGATCCGCTCGGCTTCACGCCGTGGTACCGGGACGGCCTCCTCGCCGGAACGGATCCCGCGAATCCCGAGCGCTGGCCCCTTCCGGGCGAGAGCGACCAGGCCAAGGTGGAGGCGGCATCCATCGCCCTCGCCCTACAGCTGACCAGGCCGTGGATCTGGGACACCTACACCGCGGATGAGCAGCGGCGCATCATCGACTGGCTCGCCCAGTCGCCCATCGGCTGGTACCCGGACAACAACTGGCTGTGGTTCCGCCTCACCGTCGAGACGTTCCTGGCGTCGGTCGGCGGGCCGCATGACCTCGATCGTGTGACGCACGACCTGGCGACGATCGAGTCCTACTACCGGGCCGACGGATGGTACGCCGACGGTTCCGTTCGCGCCTTCGACTACTACTGCGGCTGGGCCATGCACGTCTACCCGCTGCTCTGGACGGCCGCCGAGGGATCGGCCGAGCTCGGCGGACGCACCCTGGATCCGGTGTTCCGCGGCCGGCTGAGCGAGTTCCTCGACGACTACGTGCACCTGATCGGGGCGGACGGCGTGCCCGTCATCCAGGGCCGCAGCCTCATCTACCGGTTCGCGACCGCAGCACCGCTCTGGATGGGTGCCGTCAGCGGCGCGACGACCATCGCCCCTGGCCTCATCCGCCGTGCAGCATCCGGCGTGCTCAAGGCGTTCGTCGAACGCGGATCCATCACGCCCGACGGGCTTCTCACGCTCGGGTTCTTCGGCGAGTGGCCGGACATGGCGCAGAACTACTCGGGACCCGGATCTCCGTATTGGGCTTCCAAGGGGATGCTCGGCCTCCTGCTGCCCGCCGACCATCCGGTCTGGCAGGCGGTCGAGGAGCCCCTGCCGGTGGAGGTGGCGGACACCAGGACGGTCATCAGGCCGGCCGGATGGATCCTGAGCGGAACCCGCGACGACGGCATCGTCCGGTTGTTCAACCACGGCGCCGACCACGCGGCGAAGGGCGACGGCGCTGGCGACTCGCCCCTGTACGCGCGCTTCGGCTACTCGACGGCGACGATCCCGCCGCTGATCGGTGTCGCGATCGACGACCCTGCAGACAACTCGGCCGGTGTGCTCGACGCAGCAGGCCGATCCAGTCATCGCACCGGCTTCGACCGTGGCCTCATCGGAGACGACGGCATCGCGGCATGCGCGACCTCGGTCACGCACGCGCACTGGGTGGACTCCAGCGGCGACACGTCGCCCGATCACGGATCCGGCCGGCAGGGCGTCGTCGTCCCGGGCCCCGACCTCCAGACGGCTTCCGTCGTGCGCGGATCATGGGAGGTGCGGGCGGTGCGGGTCGCTCCACTCGATGCGGACGCGCCGGCGGATCGCAGCGGTGCCGACACGAGCAGGGCGGACGCATTCGCCGCGGCGCCCGTCGCCATCCGGATCAGCGGATGGCCGCTGTCCTCACCCACGCCGGCCGCAGCGGAGGTGAGTGCGCTGCACGCTCGGGTCGAGGCGGACCGTCTCGTGGCCGAACTCGTCGCGCTGACGGCCGGCGGACGTCCGTCGGTGCATGAGGAGTCGGGAACCTCGCCGCTCGGCGAGCACGTCTCGGTGCCGAGGCTCGAGTTCGACGACGTCGCGCCCGGCGAGACCGTCATCGTCGCATCCCGGCTGGGACGCGGTGAATCGCAGGCGCCGTCGGCGCGCGTCGTACGCAGCGGGGCCGGCGACGAGCTCGAAGTGACCTGGCCCGACGGCGCCCTGACCACGGTCCTTCTCGCCGCGGCCCGAGCGGTCTGA
- a CDS encoding LacI family DNA-binding transcriptional regulator has protein sequence MATGTDTTLGEESGATSSVPTLADVARHAGVSLATASRALNGSTRTVNPELKAKVEASALELRYTTNVQAQAVARGTSRTVALVLGDIADPYFSAITAGVVDAAARHRLVVTMSSAGTEPEHVVETIAALRGQRPTAVIVVGSRYVDETTEAAIAAELNAVESQGGSVALIGARANGFRAVPVLNAESAAELAEALIGRGYRDFAVLAGPAGLTTAADRASGFLGALAGHGIRPAESAIVHGGFSRHGGYRDMLALLDAGIRPQCVFAVTDVMAVGAMTAMRERGIMPGTEIAVAGFDDIEMLQDVVPSLTTVSLPLRDLGEQSLELALTDGDTDAAPIRGVVTLRDSTPAV, from the coding sequence GTGGCAACAGGGACCGACACCACACTGGGTGAGGAATCGGGCGCGACATCGTCAGTTCCCACGCTGGCCGACGTCGCACGGCACGCCGGCGTTTCACTGGCGACGGCGTCCCGGGCACTCAACGGCAGCACGCGCACGGTGAACCCGGAGCTCAAGGCGAAGGTGGAGGCCTCGGCGCTCGAGCTTCGCTACACGACCAACGTGCAGGCGCAGGCGGTCGCACGCGGCACGAGCCGCACCGTCGCGCTGGTACTCGGCGACATCGCCGACCCGTACTTCTCGGCGATCACGGCGGGCGTGGTGGATGCCGCGGCCCGTCATCGCCTCGTCGTGACGATGTCCTCAGCCGGCACAGAGCCTGAGCACGTCGTGGAGACGATCGCCGCTCTGCGCGGCCAGCGTCCGACGGCCGTGATCGTCGTCGGAAGCCGCTACGTCGACGAGACGACCGAGGCAGCGATCGCTGCAGAGCTGAACGCCGTGGAGAGCCAGGGCGGCAGCGTCGCGCTGATCGGCGCGCGGGCGAACGGCTTCAGGGCGGTTCCGGTGCTGAATGCCGAAAGCGCGGCGGAGCTGGCCGAAGCCCTGATCGGTCGCGGATATCGCGACTTCGCCGTACTCGCCGGTCCGGCCGGCCTGACGACCGCTGCGGATCGCGCGAGCGGGTTCCTGGGCGCTCTGGCCGGACACGGCATCCGTCCGGCGGAATCGGCGATCGTGCACGGCGGATTCTCGCGGCACGGCGGATATCGCGACATGCTCGCGCTGCTGGATGCCGGCATCCGTCCGCAGTGCGTCTTCGCCGTCACCGACGTGATGGCGGTCGGCGCCATGACGGCGATGCGGGAGCGCGGGATCATGCCCGGAACCGAGATCGCCGTCGCCGGATTCGACGACATCGAGATGCTGCAGGACGTGGTGCCATCGCTGACGACGGTGTCGCTGCCGCTGCGCGACCTCGGCGAACAGTCCCTCGAACTCGCGCTCACCGATGGTGACACCGATGCGGCGCCGATCCGTGGCGTCGTGACGTTGCGAGACAGTACTCCCGCCGTCTGA
- a CDS encoding LacI family DNA-binding transcriptional regulator, giving the protein MEVAGHAGVSHQTVSRYLQFNGGLKPATVEKIEAAIRDLDYKPDLIARSMRTRRTNRIAIVLPELTYYLPMPFQGATAVAHEAGYEVDVVSLEGDEARRRDRVRSLLESERVEGVLSLTPLGDTLSLEAEPSTPILVVGQYDDKMRSTGSFADGAFAAEVVKHLADHGHRRFLHVAGDQRWASARNRLLVYEQTIERLGLESYGIVGGEWTAQSGYDAARDLPANSGVTAVFAAKDTIAFGVIRGLQDRGMRVPDDISVVGWDNDEFARFSAPTLSTVEDNLELIGRRSMQQLIARIEGMEPPEVPQELIGRLIPRGSSGPAPVSR; this is encoded by the coding sequence ATGGAAGTGGCGGGTCACGCGGGCGTCTCGCACCAGACCGTGTCCCGCTATCTGCAGTTCAACGGCGGGCTCAAGCCTGCGACGGTCGAGAAGATCGAGGCCGCGATCCGGGACCTGGACTACAAGCCGGATCTCATCGCCCGGTCGATGCGCACGCGTCGCACCAACCGCATCGCGATCGTGCTTCCCGAGCTCACGTACTACCTGCCCATGCCGTTCCAGGGCGCGACGGCCGTGGCGCACGAGGCCGGATACGAAGTCGACGTCGTGAGCCTGGAGGGCGACGAAGCCCGTCGGCGCGATCGAGTGCGCTCGCTCCTGGAGAGCGAACGGGTCGAGGGGGTGCTCTCCCTGACTCCGCTCGGAGACACGCTGTCCCTGGAGGCGGAGCCATCGACGCCGATCCTCGTCGTCGGTCAATACGACGACAAGATGCGCTCGACGGGCTCATTCGCCGACGGCGCCTTCGCCGCCGAGGTCGTCAAGCACCTGGCCGACCACGGCCACCGCCGATTCCTGCACGTGGCCGGTGACCAGCGGTGGGCATCCGCCCGCAATCGCCTGCTCGTCTACGAGCAGACCATCGAACGGCTCGGCCTCGAGTCGTACGGCATCGTCGGCGGCGAGTGGACGGCGCAGTCCGGCTACGACGCGGCCAGAGATCTGCCGGCGAACTCCGGAGTGACCGCTGTCTTCGCCGCGAAGGACACCATCGCGTTCGGTGTGATCCGCGGACTGCAGGATCGCGGCATGCGCGTTCCCGACGACATCAGCGTCGTCGGATGGGACAACGACGAGTTCGCTCGCTTCTCCGCTCCCACGCTGTCGACGGTCGAGGACAACCTCGAACTCATCGGCCGACGGAGCATGCAGCAGCTGATCGCCCGCATCGAGGGAATGGAGCCGCCCGAGGTACCGCAGGAACTCATCGGCCGGCTGATCCCTAGGGGATCCAGCGGACCGGCACCAGTCTCCCGCTGA
- a CDS encoding carbohydrate ABC transporter permease has protein sequence MTTETATRALVVPEKERRRSRSASRGVKRSVWSVAKHVIMILLAFVMLYPLLWMVVSSLRPNNAIFTDASIIPNSFQWSNYTAGWNALSDPFSLYLGNSIIIVLGAILGNLLACSLAAYAFARLEFRFKRVAFTIMLLTIMLPFQVTLVPQYIMFSFVHMLNTFWPLILPKVLGTDSFFIFLMVQFIRGIPRELDEAARIDGCGHPRIFFRVILPLMTPALATTTIFTFIWMWNEFFGPIVYLTQPHTWTVQVALGQFIDNQTGGNWGALFAMSVVSLIPVFLAFLVGQRFLIRGIATTGIK, from the coding sequence ATGACAACTGAGACCGCAACCCGAGCCCTCGTGGTGCCGGAGAAGGAGCGCAGGCGCAGCCGGTCCGCGTCGCGTGGCGTGAAGCGCTCGGTGTGGAGCGTCGCCAAGCACGTCATCATGATCCTGCTGGCGTTCGTGATGCTCTATCCGCTGCTGTGGATGGTCGTCAGCTCGCTGCGACCGAACAACGCGATCTTCACCGACGCGAGCATCATTCCGAACAGCTTCCAGTGGAGCAACTACACCGCAGGCTGGAACGCGCTGTCGGATCCGTTCAGCCTCTACCTCGGCAACTCGATCATCATCGTGCTCGGCGCGATCCTGGGAAACCTGCTCGCCTGCTCGCTCGCCGCCTACGCGTTCGCCCGGCTGGAGTTCCGGTTCAAGCGGGTCGCGTTCACGATCATGCTGCTGACGATCATGCTGCCGTTCCAGGTGACGCTGGTGCCGCAGTACATCATGTTCTCGTTCGTGCACATGCTGAACACCTTCTGGCCGCTGATCCTGCCCAAGGTCCTCGGCACGGACTCGTTCTTCATCTTTCTGATGGTGCAGTTCATCCGCGGCATCCCGCGCGAGCTCGACGAGGCGGCGCGCATCGACGGCTGCGGGCATCCGCGGATCTTCTTCCGCGTCATCCTGCCCCTCATGACGCCGGCCCTGGCGACGACGACGATCTTCACGTTCATCTGGATGTGGAACGAGTTCTTCGGCCCGATCGTTTACCTGACCCAGCCGCACACGTGGACGGTGCAGGTGGCTCTCGGACAGTTCATCGACAACCAGACGGGCGGCAACTGGGGAGCTCTGTTCGCCATGTCGGTCGTGTCGCTGATACCCGTTTTCCTCGCGTTCCTCGTCGGCCAGCGTTTCCTCATCCGAGGCATCGCCACCACCGGCATCAAGTAG